In a single window of the Halobaculum lipolyticum genome:
- a CDS encoding ABC transporter permease has protein sequence MSSTGGLTGPIERLVQTHASRMAAVVIAVVIAFLWVPIGVLVFMSFADGGVLSFPPDELTLRWYRVFLSNDAAMDAIVTTLTISVPATAISVLLSTMIAYAVNRYVFPGRNWLQLLATLPIVVPLVVTGVAMVLFFNGTLGLSGYVSVVIAHVVRTIPFATLVILPTLLTFDRGLEEASKDLGADELQTFRQVTLPNIFPGIVAGGLLAFTLSFNEFVYTYFVKGSGDPTLPVYIWNQIRYNVTPEVNVISVVFLLLAVSLVLLAVSLTRVELLARR, from the coding sequence GTGAGTTCGACCGGCGGACTCACGGGACCGATCGAGCGACTCGTCCAGACCCACGCCTCGCGGATGGCCGCGGTCGTGATCGCCGTCGTGATCGCGTTCCTCTGGGTGCCGATCGGGGTGCTCGTGTTCATGTCGTTCGCGGACGGGGGCGTGTTGTCGTTCCCGCCGGACGAACTCACGCTCCGGTGGTACCGGGTGTTCCTGTCGAACGACGCCGCGATGGACGCCATCGTCACGACGCTGACCATCTCCGTCCCTGCGACGGCGATCAGCGTCCTCCTCTCGACGATGATCGCCTACGCCGTCAACCGGTACGTGTTCCCCGGCCGGAACTGGCTCCAGTTGCTGGCGACGCTCCCGATCGTCGTGCCGCTCGTCGTGACGGGGGTCGCGATGGTGCTGTTCTTCAACGGCACCCTCGGGCTGTCCGGCTACGTGTCGGTGGTGATCGCTCACGTCGTCCGCACCATCCCGTTCGCGACGCTCGTGATCCTCCCGACGCTCCTGACGTTCGACAGGGGGCTGGAGGAGGCGTCGAAGGACCTGGGCGCGGACGAACTCCAGACGTTCCGGCAGGTCACCCTGCCGAACATCTTCCCCGGCATCGTCGCCGGCGGCCTGCTCGCGTTCACCCTCTCGTTCAACGAGTTCGTCTACACCTACTTCGTGAAGGGGTCGGGCGACCCGACCCTGCCGGTGTACATCTGGAACCAGATCCGGTACAACGTCACGCCGGAGGTGAACGTCATCAGCGTCGTGTTCCTGCTGCTGGCGGTGTCGTTGGTGCTGCTCGCCGTCTCGCTCACGCGGGTCGAACTGCTCGCGCGACGCTGA
- a CDS encoding ABC transporter permease produces MAEQSGASVGPEDDDDATRSGAADTGGGLGAVSAFFRERPRLRTLAVAGPPYGVLILFFAIPLLAMLVVSFQTGEIGGAWTLSNYTDFLGSDTYLTVVWKTLLVSLQVTAIVATIGYALAYSIVRFSRRTTLLLLLVILPFWTSYIIRMYAWINILQSDGVLDSTLNMLGLPAVSLLYSEPAVLIGFTYVWLPLAVLPFYASLTNLDGDLIEASKDLGAGPIRTFTSVTLPMTINGVITGVVLVFIPTFGSFITPRLLGGTNNIMIGMVIENQFKSAFNWPFGAAIGMVISVVVVALLVLGTRLGGGLLATGGEEA; encoded by the coding sequence ATGGCGGAGCAGTCGGGCGCGTCCGTGGGACCGGAGGACGACGACGACGCGACCCGGTCCGGCGCCGCCGACACCGGCGGCGGGCTGGGGGCCGTCTCGGCCTTCTTCCGCGAGCGCCCGCGGCTGCGGACGCTCGCGGTCGCGGGACCGCCGTACGGCGTCCTGATCCTGTTCTTCGCGATCCCGCTGCTCGCGATGCTCGTCGTCTCCTTCCAGACCGGCGAGATCGGCGGCGCGTGGACGCTGAGCAACTACACGGACTTCCTCGGGTCGGACACGTACCTCACGGTCGTGTGGAAGACGCTGCTGGTCAGCCTGCAGGTGACCGCCATCGTGGCGACCATCGGCTACGCGCTGGCGTACAGCATCGTGCGGTTCTCCCGGCGGACGACGCTGCTGCTCCTGCTCGTCATCCTCCCGTTCTGGACCAGCTACATCATCCGGATGTACGCCTGGATCAACATCCTCCAGAGCGACGGGGTGCTCGACTCGACGCTGAACATGCTGGGCCTGCCGGCCGTGAGCTTGCTGTACAGCGAACCGGCCGTCCTCATCGGCTTCACCTACGTGTGGCTCCCGCTCGCGGTGTTGCCGTTCTACGCGTCGTTGACGAACCTCGACGGCGACCTCATCGAGGCGTCGAAAGACCTGGGCGCCGGACCGATCCGGACGTTCACCTCGGTGACGCTACCGATGACGATCAACGGCGTGATCACCGGCGTCGTCCTCGTGTTCATCCCGACGTTCGGCTCGTTCATCACGCCCCGGCTGCTGGGCGGGACGAACAACATCATGATCGGCATGGTGATCGAGAACCAGTTCAAGAGCGCGTTCAACTGGCCGTTCGGCGCGGCCATCGGGATGGTCATCTCGGTGGTCGTGGTGGCGCTGTTGGTCCTCGGCACGCGCCTCGGCGGCGGCTTGCTGGCAACCGGGGGTGAGGAGGCGTGA
- a CDS encoding ABC transporter ATP-binding protein — MSLLNVRGLTKEFGDLTAVDDVDFDIEDGEFVSILGPSGSGKSTVLRMVAGFEEPTDGAISLDGVDLVGSPPFERDVNMVFQNLALFPHLTVAENIGYGLKQQGVPASERRERTERMLEMVRLEGYGDRTPSELSGGEQQRVALARALVNEPALVLFDEPLSSLDRKLRQHMQTELQRIQAETDTTFLYVTHDQEVALAVSDRLVVLDEGRIQQVGTVEDLYEAPESKFVADFIGDVNAVEGRVTGADGDGVTVDAGTGDVRIPAAAAGDVAVGDPVDVCVRPYLVRVEGDDRADAADGTFSTTGVVRNRSYQGSDSLYGVETEAWGRLTAEVRSASFDIGESVRVAWDAADVHLYRRDESSTSEPEAA; from the coding sequence ATGTCGCTGCTGAACGTTCGCGGTCTCACCAAGGAGTTCGGGGACCTCACGGCCGTCGACGACGTCGACTTCGACATCGAGGACGGGGAGTTCGTCTCCATCCTCGGGCCGAGCGGGTCGGGGAAGTCGACGGTGCTCCGGATGGTCGCGGGGTTCGAGGAGCCGACGGACGGAGCGATCAGCCTCGACGGCGTCGACCTCGTCGGCTCCCCGCCGTTCGAGCGCGACGTGAACATGGTGTTCCAGAACCTCGCGCTGTTCCCCCACCTCACCGTCGCCGAGAACATCGGCTACGGGCTGAAGCAACAGGGCGTCCCGGCCTCGGAGCGGCGAGAGCGCACCGAGCGGATGTTGGAGATGGTCCGCCTCGAGGGGTACGGCGACCGCACCCCCTCTGAGCTGTCGGGCGGCGAACAGCAGCGGGTGGCGCTGGCGCGCGCGCTCGTCAACGAGCCGGCGCTCGTGCTGTTCGACGAGCCGCTCTCCTCGCTGGACCGCAAACTGCGCCAGCACATGCAGACCGAACTCCAGCGGATCCAAGCCGAGACGGACACGACCTTCCTGTACGTCACCCACGACCAGGAGGTCGCGCTGGCCGTCTCGGACCGACTCGTCGTGCTGGACGAGGGGCGGATCCAGCAGGTCGGGACGGTGGAGGACCTGTACGAGGCGCCCGAGAGCAAGTTCGTCGCGGACTTCATCGGCGACGTCAACGCCGTCGAGGGCCGGGTCACCGGCGCCGACGGCGACGGCGTGACCGTCGACGCGGGCACGGGCGACGTGCGGATCCCGGCGGCCGCCGCCGGCGACGTGGCGGTGGGCGACCCCGTCGACGTCTGCGTCCGCCCGTACCTGGTTCGCGTCGAAGGCGACGACCGAGCGGACGCGGCCGACGGGACGTTCTCGACCACGGGGGTCGTGCGGAACCGGAGCTACCAGGGGAGCGACTCGCTGTACGGCGTGGAGACCGAGGCGTGGGGACGACTGACCGCCGAGGTGCGCTCGGCCTCGTTCGACATCGGCGAGTCGGTGCGCGTCGCGTGGGACGCCGCGGACGTCCACCTCTACCGGCGCGACGAGTCCTCCACGAGCGAGCCGGAGGCCGCCTGA
- a CDS encoding ABC transporter substrate-binding protein produces MREFRDARPSVSRRRFLQGAAAAGITAGAGCLGGGGGGDGRVPMDVEEWPPEDLGSNLNMWNWYDSWAEWAVDAFGEEFDVQVSNSGFSSPDQWYSQLEAGNDDIDNIAATTNWVERSINNDFLHELPVDIMPAWDNITDRIKEASSYQQDGSVYAVPESLVLYPLTYNDEYFDEAPSSWGVLWDDEHEGNICMWDNATVSCQIAAMYTGQDPIQPDDYDEIEEVLIQQKPLLQTYWGDYQQGMSLFVNEDVVAGPLTMGRTYTARFNEGAPVHYTAPDEGAMYTSDLFVIPKGAPNPIASLQFTNWASETENAAKLFETMGYQPAVDISDELSEEDAEFTNWPDDWNLVFSETLSDEVRSRYDEIWTAVKAA; encoded by the coding sequence ATGCGTGAGTTCCGCGACGCACGGCCGAGCGTGAGCCGTCGCCGGTTCCTGCAAGGCGCGGCCGCGGCGGGTATCACGGCCGGAGCCGGCTGTCTCGGCGGCGGCGGCGGCGGGGACGGTCGGGTTCCGATGGACGTCGAGGAGTGGCCGCCCGAGGACCTCGGCTCCAACCTGAACATGTGGAACTGGTACGACAGTTGGGCCGAGTGGGCGGTCGACGCCTTCGGCGAGGAGTTCGACGTGCAGGTGAGCAACAGCGGCTTCTCCTCGCCGGACCAGTGGTACTCCCAACTGGAGGCCGGCAACGACGACATCGACAACATCGCCGCGACGACGAACTGGGTCGAACGCTCCATCAACAACGACTTCCTCCACGAGCTTCCGGTCGACATCATGCCGGCGTGGGACAACATCACCGACCGCATCAAGGAGGCGAGTTCCTACCAGCAGGACGGCAGCGTGTACGCCGTCCCCGAGTCGCTGGTGCTGTACCCGCTCACGTACAACGACGAGTACTTCGACGAGGCGCCGAGTTCGTGGGGCGTCCTCTGGGACGACGAACACGAGGGCAACATCTGCATGTGGGACAACGCGACCGTCTCCTGCCAGATCGCCGCGATGTACACGGGACAGGACCCGATTCAGCCCGACGACTACGACGAGATCGAGGAGGTGCTGATCCAGCAGAAGCCGCTCCTGCAAACGTACTGGGGCGACTACCAGCAGGGGATGAGCCTCTTCGTCAACGAGGACGTCGTGGCCGGACCGCTCACGATGGGCCGCACGTACACCGCGCGGTTCAACGAGGGCGCGCCGGTCCACTACACCGCGCCCGACGAGGGCGCGATGTACACCAGCGACCTGTTCGTCATCCCGAAGGGGGCGCCCAACCCCATCGCGAGCCTCCAGTTCACCAACTGGGCCAGCGAGACGGAGAACGCGGCGAAGCTGTTCGAGACGATGGGCTACCAGCCCGCCGTCGACATCAGCGACGAACTGTCCGAGGAGGACGCCGAGTTCACGAACTGGCCGGACGACTGGAACCTCGTGTTCTCGGAGACGCTGTCGGACGAGGTCCGGTCCCGGTACGACGAGATCTGGACGGCGGTCAAGGCCGCATAG
- a CDS encoding pyridoxal phosphate-dependent aminotransferase, which yields MTPGDTFERELGSRRVRGMNESVIREMTREAHRHDAINLSQGIPDEDETPASVKQAARDAIDASSQYTITWGLPELREAVAERYADWKGVDYDPETEVTVTCGTSEAIMSSLLALCDPGDGVVYFEPTYESYIPGVQFAEGRPIPLDITDGLAVEEAALRAAAADASILILNHPQNPTGKVFTPAELRLVADVAAEEDLIVITDEIYEHIVYADHYRSPVTVDGLAERTVVCTGMSKTYSVTGWRVGFALAPEPLSAELRKFHDYTSICAPTPFQRAGVEALSLPDSYYRDLSDSYERRRGQLYDGLRSVGLDPVKPDGAYYMLTRYPTDEPDTEFTLRLIREAGVAAVPGSSFYTDEGEDWVRFTFSRNEETIDRAIRRLDENRFWEQ from the coding sequence ATGACACCCGGAGACACCTTCGAACGGGAGTTGGGGAGCCGGCGCGTGCGCGGCATGAACGAGTCGGTCATCCGCGAGATGACGCGGGAGGCGCACCGTCACGACGCGATCAACCTCTCGCAGGGGATCCCGGACGAGGACGAGACCCCGGCGTCGGTCAAGCAGGCCGCGCGGGACGCCATCGACGCGTCCAGCCAGTACACGATCACCTGGGGGCTTCCGGAACTGCGGGAGGCCGTGGCCGAGCGGTACGCGGACTGGAAGGGCGTCGACTACGACCCCGAGACGGAGGTCACCGTCACCTGCGGGACGAGCGAGGCGATCATGTCCTCGCTGCTTGCGCTGTGTGACCCCGGCGACGGCGTCGTCTACTTCGAGCCGACCTACGAGAGCTACATCCCGGGCGTCCAGTTCGCCGAGGGCCGACCGATCCCGCTCGACATCACCGACGGTCTCGCCGTCGAGGAGGCGGCGCTGCGTGCGGCCGCGGCCGACGCCTCCATCCTGATCTTGAACCACCCACAGAACCCGACCGGCAAGGTGTTCACGCCGGCGGAACTCCGACTCGTGGCCGACGTGGCGGCCGAGGAGGACCTGATCGTGATCACCGACGAGATCTACGAACACATCGTCTACGCCGACCACTACCGGAGTCCGGTCACCGTCGACGGGCTGGCCGAGCGGACGGTCGTCTGCACCGGGATGTCGAAGACGTACTCGGTCACGGGCTGGCGCGTCGGCTTCGCCCTCGCGCCGGAACCGCTCTCGGCGGAGCTACGGAAGTTCCACGACTACACCAGTATCTGCGCCCCGACCCCGTTCCAGCGCGCGGGGGTCGAAGCGCTCTCGCTGCCGGATAGCTACTACCGCGACCTCTCCGACTCCTACGAGCGTCGACGCGGACAGCTGTACGACGGACTCCGGTCGGTGGGACTCGACCCCGTGAAGCCCGACGGCGCCTACTACATGCTGACGCGCTACCCGACCGACGAGCCGGACACCGAGTTCACCCTCCGGCTCATCCGGGAAGCGGGCGTCGCCGCGGTTCCGGGGAGCAGTTTCTACACGGACGAGGGGGAAGACTGGGTCCGCTTCACCTTCTCGCGCAACGAGGAGACGATCGACCGGGCGATCCGTCGGCTCGACGAGAACCGCTTCTGGGAGCAGTAG
- a CDS encoding M20/M25/M40 family metallo-hydrolase produces MNRFTTYDDELREFVGTFLGFDTTGGRERDAQAWVLDRLESFGFDTYEWTADADRLATHHEFPDDPADIPVADRPSVAGVVEFGDPDAGPTVVLNGHADVVPADEELWETDPFDPVWGETETGEETLTARGAADMKAGTAVGVFAGRALADAAAEFDLDGRVVVESVAGEEEGGIGAAAAALDNPYPFERDAAVVTEPTELTPVTATEGSIMKRLHVDGRSAHAARRWNGESVLPHFERIRRAFETLEAERADRVSHPLYERFENPWPVNVGTVRAGSWGSSVPASLDAEVRIGVAPGETLAEVEREFEAALAAVVADSDWLSAHPPTFERYSVQFSPAETPPDTPVVTALEDAMSAAGLPNAEPIGETYGADSRHYIGAGIPTVVFGPGSIDEAHFPNETIVWEEVLTAGEVVTDTVRRLLA; encoded by the coding sequence ATGAACCGATTCACGACGTACGACGACGAACTGCGCGAGTTCGTCGGCACCTTCCTCGGGTTCGACACGACCGGCGGCCGGGAACGCGACGCCCAAGCGTGGGTGCTCGACCGGCTCGAATCGTTCGGCTTCGACACCTACGAGTGGACCGCCGACGCCGACCGCCTCGCGACCCACCACGAGTTCCCCGACGACCCGGCCGACATCCCCGTCGCCGACCGCCCGAGCGTCGCCGGCGTCGTCGAGTTCGGCGACCCGGACGCCGGTCCGACCGTCGTGCTCAACGGCCACGCGGACGTGGTGCCGGCCGACGAGGAACTGTGGGAGACCGACCCGTTCGACCCCGTCTGGGGAGAGACCGAGACCGGCGAGGAGACGCTCACCGCCCGCGGCGCCGCCGACATGAAAGCCGGGACGGCGGTCGGCGTCTTCGCCGGGCGGGCGCTCGCGGACGCGGCGGCCGAGTTCGATCTGGACGGGCGCGTCGTCGTCGAGAGCGTCGCCGGCGAGGAGGAGGGTGGGATCGGCGCGGCGGCGGCCGCCCTCGACAACCCCTACCCCTTCGAGCGGGACGCGGCCGTCGTCACCGAGCCGACCGAGTTGACCCCCGTCACCGCGACCGAGGGGAGCATCATGAAGCGGCTCCACGTCGACGGCCGGTCGGCCCACGCCGCGCGCCGCTGGAACGGGGAGTCGGTGCTGCCGCACTTCGAGCGGATCCGACGGGCCTTCGAGACCCTCGAAGCCGAGCGGGCCGACCGGGTCTCCCACCCCTTGTACGAGCGCTTCGAGAACCCGTGGCCGGTGAACGTCGGCACCGTCCGGGCGGGGTCGTGGGGGTCGTCCGTCCCGGCGTCGCTCGACGCCGAGGTGCGGATCGGCGTCGCGCCCGGCGAGACGCTCGCGGAGGTGGAACGCGAGTTCGAGGCGGCGCTGGCAGCCGTCGTCGCCGACAGCGACTGGCTCTCGGCGCACCCGCCGACGTTCGAGCGGTACTCGGTCCAGTTCTCGCCGGCCGAGACGCCCCCCGACACCCCGGTCGTGACCGCGCTGGAGGACGCGATGTCGGCAGCGGGGCTCCCGAACGCGGAGCCGATCGGGGAGACGTACGGCGCCGACTCGCGGCACTACATCGGCGCGGGGATCCCGACGGTGGTCTTCGGCCCGGGCAGCATCGACGAGGCGCACTTCCCGAACGAGACGATCGTCTGGGAGGAGGTCCTCACGGCGGGCGAGGTCGTCACCGACACCGTCCGGCGACTGCTCGCCTGA
- a CDS encoding FAD-binding oxidoreductase, with protein MTDTSFLGALLSADQVSTTTADRDHHGRDWGTPPEEASPPDVVVWPESTAEVADVLAAATERGIPVTPFAAGTGIEGNAVPTRGGISLDLTRMDAVGEVRPADRQIDVEPGVVGAAVDEAVAAHGLFFPPLPTSGDMATVGGMIATNASGKRTVKYGKVGDWVREIEVVLADGSVLTAGTRAAKSSSGYDLRSLIVGSEGTLGVVTRATLALAGRPEQTRVGRATFSTLADATDAAADVVVSGVDVSAVELVDALSARMVNDYVGSDLPEGPTLFLEFQADHGVDEEVEFCRRVLDAHDPTAVLLGSEAAGTDPWEPRRELADAVRAYYPDRRSLHAGDVAVPLGSFSTLVERIHELSEEYGIPLPTFGHAGDGNVHFDVLVDPTDESAVEDAAAVYEEIVTTGIDLGGTATGEHGIGRGKREFMLAEHGETGVETMRAIKTALDPSGTLNPGKIFP; from the coding sequence ATGACGGACACGTCGTTTCTCGGCGCGCTCCTCTCGGCCGACCAGGTGTCGACGACGACCGCCGACCGCGACCACCACGGCCGCGACTGGGGGACGCCGCCCGAGGAGGCGTCCCCGCCGGACGTCGTCGTCTGGCCCGAGTCGACCGCGGAGGTGGCCGACGTCCTCGCGGCCGCGACCGAGCGCGGGATCCCGGTCACCCCCTTCGCCGCAGGGACGGGGATCGAGGGGAACGCGGTTCCCACCCGGGGCGGGATCAGCCTCGACCTCACACGGATGGACGCGGTCGGGGAGGTCAGGCCGGCCGACCGACAGATCGACGTCGAACCGGGCGTCGTCGGCGCCGCCGTCGACGAGGCGGTCGCCGCACACGGGCTGTTCTTCCCCCCGCTGCCGACCTCGGGGGACATGGCGACCGTCGGCGGCATGATCGCCACGAACGCGAGCGGGAAGCGGACCGTCAAGTACGGGAAGGTCGGCGACTGGGTGCGGGAGATCGAAGTGGTGCTGGCGGACGGCTCCGTGCTCACCGCGGGGACCAGAGCCGCGAAGAGTTCCTCCGGCTACGATCTCCGGTCCCTGATCGTGGGCAGCGAGGGGACGCTGGGCGTCGTGACGCGGGCGACGCTCGCGCTCGCCGGGCGCCCGGAACAGACCAGGGTGGGGCGCGCGACGTTCTCGACGCTCGCGGACGCGACCGACGCGGCCGCCGACGTGGTCGTGTCGGGCGTCGACGTCAGCGCGGTCGAACTCGTCGACGCGTTGAGCGCCCGGATGGTGAACGACTACGTCGGCTCCGACCTTCCGGAGGGACCGACCCTGTTCCTGGAGTTCCAAGCCGACCACGGCGTCGACGAGGAGGTCGAGTTCTGCCGCCGGGTGCTCGACGCACACGACCCGACGGCGGTGCTCCTCGGGAGCGAGGCGGCGGGCACGGACCCGTGGGAGCCGCGACGCGAACTCGCCGACGCCGTCCGCGCGTACTACCCGGACCGCCGGTCGCTCCACGCCGGCGACGTGGCGGTGCCGCTCGGGTCGTTCTCGACGCTCGTCGAACGGATCCACGAGCTGTCCGAGGAGTACGGCATCCCGCTCCCGACGTTCGGTCACGCCGGCGACGGGAACGTCCACTTCGACGTGCTCGTCGACCCGACCGACGAGTCGGCCGTCGAGGACGCCGCGGCCGTCTACGAGGAGATCGTCACGACGGGGATCGACCTCGGCGGGACCGCGACCGGGGAACACGGGATCGGGCGAGGCAAGCGGGAGTTCATGCTGGCCGAACACGGGGAGACCGGTGTCGAGACGATGCGGGCGATCAAGACTGCCTTGGACCCGTCGGGAACGCTCAACCCCGGGAAGATCTTCCCCTGA